The Chiloscyllium punctatum isolate Juve2018m chromosome 30, sChiPun1.3, whole genome shotgun sequence genome includes a region encoding these proteins:
- the LOC140455093 gene encoding zinc-binding protein A33-like, protein MACRQQAEGLAEYLNCPICLDLFTEPVILECGHNFCQGCIRRYWEDSEASSCPECREVFRERTLRPNRALGNLAERARSLIQQQEGGTGAQLAGQPWREPEAASSPWPGPQEPGAAEPSPGTEPRLLPLYCWQHREELKLFCETDKELICVMCLDSRGGQNHRSHNFMLISEAVEMYKEKLTSLSDILRAKSTLLEAKLAQKHGLEVGDQTSQMQQFVTSEFAKMHQVLMRVEKRLILELKENVEMISDKLQRNLQDIQQNLNDIQEKLSRSQSQLDQEDTIAFLMDQAEQHMSEDSGQLLLATDCLPMGIFRGPLQYSAWKEMAESISPVPASVTLNPETAHSWLLISEDLTTVRYANQQQELPDTPERFNPSLCVLGSQGFVSGRHYWEVAVGESSEWDVGVVKESINRKGDITAIPQAGYWIVWLRNGNDYKAGSVPRTPLRPNARPRKIGVYLDYEGGQVSFYNADDMSHLHTFTDLFTEKLYPFFSPCLSGHGERSEPLKICQSRFH, encoded by the exons ATGGCTTGCAGGCAGCAGGCGGAGGGTCTGGCCGAGTACCTGAACTGCCCAATCTGTTTGGACCTGTTCACCGAGCCGGTGATCCTGGAGTGCGGCCACAACTTCTGCCAGGGATGCATCCGGCGCTACTGGGAGGACAGCGAGGCCAGctcctgccccgagtgcaggGAGGTTTTCCGGGAGAGGACGCTGCGCCCGAACCGGGCGCTGGGGAACCTGGCGGAACGGGCTCGCAGCCTGATCCAGCAGCAGGAGGGTGGAACCGGAGCCCAGCTAGCGGGCCAGCCATGGAGGGAGCCGGAAGCTGCAAGCAGCCCGTGGCCAGGCCCCCAGGAGCCCGGGGCTGCAGAGCCGTCCCCTGGCACAGAACCCAGGCTGCTCCCCTTGTACTGCTGGCAGCACCGAGAGGAGCTGAAGCTGTTCTGTGAGACCGACAAGGAGCTGATCTGTGTGATGTGCCTGGACAGCAGAGGGGGTCAGAACCACCGCTCCCACAACTTCATGCTCATCAGCGaagccgtagagatgtacaag GAAAAACTAACATCCCTGTCTGACATTCTCCGAGCCAAGTCCACCCTCCTGGAAGCTAAACTAGCACAGAAGCACGGTTTGGAGGTCGGG GATCAGACGAGCCAGATGCAGCAGTTTGTTACTTCGGAGTTTGCGAAGATGCACCAGGTCCTCATGAGGGTGGAGAAGCGACTGATTTTAGAACTGAAGGAGAATGTGGAGATGATCTCGGACAAGCTGCAGAGAAACCTGCAGGACATCCAGCAGAATCTAAATGACATCCAGGAAAAGCTGTCGAGATCACAATCCCAGCTGGACCAGGAGGATACCATTGCCTTTTTAATG GATCAAGCTGAACAACACATGAG CGAGGACTCAGGCCAGCTTCTCCTGGCCACTGACTGCTTGCCGATGGGAATATTCCGAGGACCACTGCAATACAGTGCCtggaaggaaatggcagagagcaTCAGTCCAG TTCCGGCTTCAGTGACCCTGAATCCTGAGACAGCTCACTCCTGGCTCCTCATATCAGAAGACCTGACCACTGTCAGATACGCAAACCAGCAGCAGGAGCTCCCCGACACCCCGGAGAGATTCAACCCTTCTCTCTGCGTGCTGGGCTCCCAAGGATTCGTGTCGGGGAGGCATTACTGGGAGGTGGCCGTGGGAGAGAGCTCCGAGTGGGACGTTGGAGTGGTGAAGGAGTCCATCAACAGGAAAGGAGATATCACGGCCATCCCGCAGGCCGGCTATTGGATCGTCTGGCTGAGGAACGGCAACGATTACAAGGCGGGCTCAGTGCCTCGCACCCCCCTGAGACCCAACGCCAGGCCTCGCAAAATCGGCGTCTACCTGGACTACGAGGGTGGCCAGGTTTCCTTCTACAACGCGGACGACATGTCCCACTTGCACACTTTCACTGACCTGTTCACCGAGAAACTTTACCCTTTCTTCAGCCCTTGCCTGAGCGGGCACGGGGAGCGCTCCGAGCCGCTGAAAATCTGCCAGTCCAGATTTCATTAA